Genomic window (Bacillus vallismortis):
AGTTTAATCAATTTTGTCATGTCCTGCTGTTGATATCATCATATTATGAAATCGCTTTCATAAACACTCAAGGTTTTTCCGCAGGAAACGGAAAAAAGGTATATACAGGCTGTCAGCTCAGCATTTTTTGGTCAAACACTTCCGAAAGCTCTTGATACGAACGGCATTTGATCAGCTGGTTTACCGCCGACGGGTCATCCAACATGCTGCCGAGCAATTTGTACATGCTTTGCAAATCCGCTTTGTTCTCCTTTTCAACACAAAGCAGACAAACAAATTGAACACGCTGATTCTCCCAATCTATCGGTTTTTTCAGCGTACAAACGACCCAAAACGTTGTTTTCGTCTGCGGAACGAGCGGGTGCGGGATGGCAACAAGATTGCCGAAGCACGTTGGCGACATGGCTTCTCGTTCAAAAATGGAAGCGATGAGTTCATCATCTGCATAGCCGCAATCAACCGCTTTCCGCCCTAAAAATTGAATCACTTCTTCTTTTGAGCGCAGATCCTTCTGGAAGAAAACGAGGTCTTTTTTCAGGTAGCGGACCGCTTTTTCTTTTTCATCCCTTAGAATGGATTCTATTTTTGTAAAGTCGGTTCCGCCCAAGAGTGTGTTAACCTTCAGCACTGGTACAGGCAGCTCTTTTTTGATCGGGATGGTGCTGATGACAAAATCAATGGATTCATAGGATATCTGGTCAAGACTGTAATACTCAGCAGTTCCCAGAATATCGAGCCGCTTGCCGAAATGGGAACGGAGTTTTTCACGCAGAAGCTGGGCGCTCCCGGCACCTGATGCACACACAATGATACAGCGTTTCGGCGGGCTTTCTGTTTTTTTTCGTTCAATCGCGGCGCCAAAATGGAGGGCCAGATAACCCATTTCGTTTTCATGAATGTCGATGCCCGTTTCTTCCTTTATCACCATTCCCGCAATGATTCCGGCCTCAAAAGCGAGAGGATAATGTTCCTTGATCGCTGCCAGCATCGGATTTCGCAGGTTCATGCCGTATCGATTGCGGCTGATCGCCGGCTTCACATGCAGCGCCAAGCCAATTTTCAGCTCTTTGTCATGCAGAATGCCGAGCTTCAGTTCACGATCAACTGCCTTGATCATAGCAAAAGTCAGCTGATCGGTTTCTTCGTCTATTGAAAATGTGTCTTCCCCGCATTGGGATTGTGTCATTCGTTTTGTGCCGAGGAGATGCATGGCGATATAGGCCGCCTCGTCTTTCGGAAATGTAACGGCGAGAGCTGATTCCAGCTCTTTTACGATGGCTTTTGCAGCCTGATATTCTTTTTGATGCAGGATATGATCCATATCTTCCGGGAAAAGAGAGACATAGTTTTCCGTTCTGATTCGTTTACAAGCGATGGCGATATGAATGATGAGGTTATTCAGTCCCAAGTTAGAGAGAGGAATGCGGTCGTTTTTCATTTTTTTCAGGATGGCGGAACGGATGATCTCAATTTCTTCCTTCGGCAAAATATTAGCCTTTTCATTCAGAACATCAATCTCCGTTTCTCTTTCATCGACAATGTACTCAGCCATACAATATCTCATCTGCACCTCGTCCCCGCGCAGCTTGAAGCCGTAATTCGGTCGTGTTTCCATGACGATGCGGTAAGGCAGCAGCCGTTTCTTTACTTCTTTTAAATCCGTTTGCAGCGTAGATTTTGAGAT
Coding sequences:
- the licR gene encoding transcriptional regulator LicR codes for the protein MLHGRLRDILRLLMAAESPVTSSFFAAQLNVTTRTVRNDIKELQGVLSGHGAWVQSVRGSGYKLRIQDEQTFRTLLQDVFQQKKALPVLPEERMIYLMKRLLLAEHYLKLDELAEELFISKSTLQTDLKEVKKRLLPYRIVMETRPNYGFKLRGDEVQMRYCMAEYIVDERETEIDVLNEKANILPKEEIEIIRSAILKKMKNDRIPLSNLGLNNLIIHIAIACKRIRTENYVSLFPEDMDHILHQKEYQAAKAIVKELESALAVTFPKDEAAYIAMHLLGTKRMTQSQCGEDTFSIDEETDQLTFAMIKAVDRELKLGILHDKELKIGLALHVKPAISRNRYGMNLRNPMLAAIKEHYPLAFEAGIIAGMVIKEETGIDIHENEMGYLALHFGAAIERKKTESPPKRCIIVCASGAGSAQLLREKLRSHFGKRLDILGTAEYYSLDQISYESIDFVISTIPIKKELPVPVLKVNTLLGGTDFTKIESILRDEKEKAVRYLKKDLVFFQKDLRSKEEVIQFLGRKAVDCGYADDELIASIFEREAMSPTCFGNLVAIPHPLVPQTKTTFWVVCTLKKPIDWENQRVQFVCLLCVEKENKADLQSMYKLLGSMLDDPSAVNQLIKCRSYQELSEVFDQKMLS